Proteins co-encoded in one Bacillus infantis NRRL B-14911 genomic window:
- the bshA gene encoding N-acetyl-alpha-D-glucosaminyl L-malate synthase BshA has protein sequence MTRKLKIGITCYPTVGGSGVVATELGKLLAERGHEIHFISSSLPFRLNRMYHNIFYHQVEVSQYSVFQYPPYDIALASKMAEVINREKLDLMHVHYAVPHAVCAILAKQMSGRDVKIATTLHGTDITVLGYEPSLKDSIRFGIEKSDRVTAVSKSLISQTNELIHPEKEIQAVYNFIDHRVYQKTGSDHLKKEYGITEDEKTVIHVSNFRAVKRVQDVVKVFARIESEMPAKLLLVGDGPEMSNVCKLVKELGLKEKVLFLGKQDKVEELYSISDLMLLLSEKESFGLVALEAMACGVPCIGTNIGGIPEVISDGETGYICKLGDIGSMAEKAAGLLADADKHTSFSHRAVQTAREKFSAEQIVSEYERLYFDMLNEG, from the coding sequence ATGACAAGAAAACTAAAAATCGGGATCACCTGTTATCCGACAGTCGGTGGATCAGGGGTCGTCGCTACAGAGCTTGGAAAGCTCCTCGCCGAAAGAGGGCACGAAATACATTTTATTTCTTCCAGCCTCCCTTTCAGGCTGAATCGGATGTATCATAATATATTTTATCACCAGGTGGAAGTGAGCCAGTATTCTGTTTTCCAGTATCCGCCTTATGATATTGCCCTCGCCAGCAAAATGGCTGAGGTGATTAACAGAGAAAAGCTTGATCTCATGCATGTACACTATGCTGTTCCCCATGCCGTATGTGCAATCCTTGCCAAGCAGATGAGCGGGCGCGATGTGAAGATTGCCACTACCCTTCATGGAACAGATATCACCGTCCTTGGTTATGAGCCGTCATTGAAAGACAGCATCCGCTTTGGAATCGAGAAGTCTGACAGGGTGACAGCTGTTTCCAAATCTCTTATATCACAAACAAATGAATTGATACACCCTGAAAAAGAAATTCAGGCGGTCTATAATTTCATAGACCATAGAGTATATCAGAAAACTGGCTCTGATCATCTGAAAAAAGAATATGGGATCACCGAGGATGAAAAAACGGTCATCCATGTTTCCAATTTCCGTGCGGTCAAAAGGGTGCAGGATGTTGTAAAGGTGTTTGCCAGGATAGAGTCGGAGATGCCTGCAAAGCTTCTCCTCGTCGGCGACGGCCCGGAAATGTCCAATGTATGCAAGCTGGTCAAAGAGCTCGGGCTGAAGGAGAAGGTACTGTTTCTGGGGAAGCAGGATAAAGTGGAAGAGCTTTATTCCATCAGCGACCTGATGCTCCTCCTTTCTGAAAAAGAAAGCTTCGGCCTGGTTGCGCTTGAGGCCATGGCGTGCGGTGTTCCCTGCATAGGGACCAATATCGGCGGGATCCCGGAAGTGATTTCTGACGGCGAGACAGGATATATCTGCAAGCTTGGGGATATAGGGAGCATGGCGGAAAAAGCGGCAGGCCTGCTGGCTGATGCTGATAAGCACACAAGCTTCTCACATCGTGCAGTACAGACTGCGAGAGAAAAGTTCAGCGCCGAACAAATAGTCAGCGAGTATGAGAGGCTTTATTTTGATATGTTAAATGAGGGATAA